In the genome of Photobacterium sp. TY1-4, one region contains:
- a CDS encoding DUF2282 domain-containing protein, with protein sequence MKKSTNLALATAVTGLLALAGTAATTTTAVAADAKEKCYGVAKAGKNDCATKTSSCAGTAKVDGATDAFIMVPKGLCDRLAGGSTTPKSS encoded by the coding sequence ATGAAAAAATCGACCAACCTCGCCCTCGCCACGGCTGTGACCGGCCTGCTTGCCCTGGCAGGAACCGCGGCCACCACAACCACCGCCGTCGCCGCCGATGCCAAAGAAAAATGCTACGGCGTTGCCAAGGCCGGGAAGAATGACTGCGCCACCAAGACCAGCTCCTGCGCCGGGACCGCCAAAGTCGACGGGGCCACAGACGCCTTCATCATGGTGCCGAAAGGCCTGTGTGATCGGCTGGCCGGCGGCTCAACAACCCCGAAATCGAGCTAA
- a CDS encoding DUF692 domain-containing protein, which translates to MRPADTQLVGVGLRPPHLTEFCDQQPAIGWLEIHSENYFLPTSAARQQLRQIAEHYPISCHGIGLSLGSADPLDRAHLSQLRHLVDEINPIAVSEHLSWSSINGQFFNDLLPMPYTESALRHFCDKVGQVQDALGRQILIENPSSYLQFAHAEMPEWEFLHQVQQHSGCGLLLDLNNIYVSGFNHDFDCQTYLAALDASTVKEIHLAGFTVKQLEAGEIWIDTHSKPVSEPVWQLYRDWLRQHGPVPTLIEWDQDIPALPVLLAEADKARNILRQEAPHGRFVTP; encoded by the coding sequence ATGCGTCCGGCTGACACGCAATTGGTGGGGGTGGGTCTACGGCCCCCCCACCTGACCGAATTCTGCGACCAGCAACCGGCGATCGGCTGGCTGGAGATCCACAGCGAGAATTACTTTCTCCCGACCTCTGCCGCCCGGCAGCAATTGCGGCAAATTGCCGAGCACTACCCGATCAGCTGCCACGGCATCGGCCTGTCCCTCGGCTCCGCCGACCCGCTGGATCGGGCGCACCTGAGCCAGCTCAGGCACCTGGTGGATGAGATCAACCCGATAGCAGTGTCCGAGCACCTCAGCTGGAGTTCCATCAACGGACAATTTTTCAATGACTTGCTGCCCATGCCGTATACCGAATCAGCCCTGCGCCACTTTTGCGACAAAGTCGGACAGGTCCAGGACGCCCTCGGCCGCCAAATCCTGATCGAGAATCCGTCAAGCTACCTGCAGTTTGCCCATGCCGAGATGCCCGAGTGGGAATTTCTCCACCAGGTGCAGCAGCACAGCGGCTGTGGGCTGCTGCTCGATCTCAACAACATCTATGTCAGCGGGTTTAACCACGACTTTGACTGCCAGACCTATCTGGCCGCGCTGGATGCCTCAACGGTGAAAGAAATTCACCTGGCCGGCTTCACTGTCAAACAACTCGAGGCCGGGGAGATCTGGATCGACACCCACAGCAAGCCGGTCAGCGAGCCGGTCTGGCAGCTCTACCGCGACTGGCTCCGCCAGCACGGCCCCGTGCCGACCCTGATCGAATGGGACCAGGACATTCCCGCACTGCCGGTGTTGCTGGCAGAAGCCGACAAAGCCCGAAATATTCTGCGCCAGGAGGCCCCGCATGGCCGCTTCGTCACCCCCTGA
- the rarD gene encoding EamA family transporter RarD — protein sequence MNEQQQTQRGVVLALAAYTMWGIAPIYFKALQQVSPLEILSHRVIWSFFFLAGLIALGKNWGKVRAVLRQRKTLLMLSASSVLIGGNWLIFIWAVNHNYMLDASLGYFINPLLNVLLGMLFLGERLRPMQWLAVALAACGVAVQLIQFGSLPWIALALASSFGVYGLVRKKVNLDAQTGLFMETSILLPLAAVYVLVFADSPTADWTANPAGTNLLLMAAGIVTTLPLLCFTGAATKLKLSTLGFFQYIGPSLMFLLAILIYGETFSLDKGYTFAFIWAALILFSFDGIKGHRQARKQLRAS from the coding sequence ATGAACGAACAACAACAGACGCAGCGTGGCGTCGTCCTGGCCCTGGCAGCCTATACCATGTGGGGCATTGCGCCCATTTATTTCAAAGCCCTGCAACAGGTCAGCCCGCTGGAAATTCTCAGCCACCGGGTGATCTGGTCCTTTTTCTTCCTCGCCGGCCTGATTGCGTTGGGGAAAAACTGGGGCAAAGTCCGGGCCGTATTGCGCCAACGCAAGACCCTGCTGATGCTGAGTGCCTCCTCAGTGCTGATTGGCGGCAACTGGCTGATTTTCATCTGGGCGGTCAATCACAACTACATGCTCGATGCCAGCCTCGGCTATTTCATCAATCCTCTGCTCAATGTACTCCTCGGCATGCTGTTTCTCGGTGAGCGACTGCGACCAATGCAATGGCTGGCCGTGGCTCTCGCGGCCTGCGGCGTGGCGGTGCAGCTGATCCAGTTCGGCTCGCTGCCTTGGATTGCCCTGGCGCTGGCCAGCAGCTTCGGGGTGTACGGCCTGGTGCGCAAGAAAGTTAACTTGGATGCCCAGACCGGGCTCTTCATGGAAACCAGCATCCTGCTGCCGCTGGCCGCCGTCTACGTGCTGGTGTTTGCCGACAGCCCGACCGCGGACTGGACCGCCAATCCGGCCGGTACCAACCTGCTGCTGATGGCGGCCGGGATTGTCACCACCCTGCCGCTACTGTGCTTCACCGGTGCCGCGACCAAACTCAAGCTCTCCACCCTGGGCTTTTTCCAGTATATCGGCCCGAGCCTGATGTTCCTGCTGGCGATTCTGATCTACGGCGAAACCTTCAGCCTCGACAAAGGCTACACCTTCGCCTTTATCTGGGCGGCGCTGATCCTGTTCAGCTTTGACGGCATCAAAGGCCATCGCCAGGCCAGAAAACAGCTGCGCGCCAGCTAA
- the ggt gene encoding gamma-glutamyltransferase, producing MEWNKRPLAILLAASLLSPLAQAKEPQSNPSSGQSTDQVAPETSTGRNQQQLITGSEWMIATANPYASQAGAEILKQGGNAIDAMVATQLVLGLTEPQSSGIGGGAFLVYWDAKQENLTTFDGRETAPLAVTPRLFQDKDGKPLAFYDAVVGGRSVGTPGTVKLMWHTHQKLGKLPWRDLFHPAIKLAKNGFTVSPRLAQLIDQDRERLQRWPSTKAYFFHENGKPLQAGETLTNPAYADTLRRIAEQGASAFYNGDIAKDIVNTVRNAEGNPGVLSVMDLATYRVKERKPVCAPYRQYQICGMGPPSSGALTLGQILGMLSHYPLENMGPDDVHSWRLLGDASRLAFADRGQYMADSDYVPMPTLGLLAQDYLEQRATLLKGDKALASVAPGQPAWTHAMRYAPDESIELPSTSHFAIVDRDRNVVSITTTIENGFGSRLMVRGFLLNNELTDFSFRSHSDGQPIANRIEPGKRPRSSMAPTIVMKDNQPLLAIGSPGGSQIIGYVAKTLVGHLDWNLDLQQAINLPNMNNRFGAFELEQGTDAEQWAPKLEQLGFKTQIKDLNSGVQAIRIDGKRLSGAADPRREGEVLAQ from the coding sequence ATGGAATGGAACAAACGCCCCCTGGCTATACTACTGGCTGCCAGCCTGCTGAGCCCGCTCGCCCAGGCCAAAGAGCCACAAAGCAACCCGAGCAGCGGGCAGAGCACGGATCAGGTTGCCCCGGAAACCAGTACCGGCCGGAACCAACAGCAACTGATCACCGGCAGCGAGTGGATGATTGCCACTGCCAATCCCTATGCCAGCCAGGCCGGGGCCGAAATCCTCAAGCAAGGCGGCAATGCCATTGATGCCATGGTCGCCACCCAACTGGTGCTGGGCCTGACCGAACCGCAATCCTCCGGGATCGGCGGCGGGGCATTTCTGGTCTACTGGGATGCCAAGCAGGAAAATCTGACCACCTTTGACGGCCGGGAAACCGCGCCGCTGGCCGTGACGCCACGGCTGTTCCAAGATAAAGACGGCAAGCCGCTGGCCTTCTATGACGCAGTCGTCGGCGGCCGATCCGTCGGCACCCCCGGCACGGTCAAGCTGATGTGGCACACCCACCAGAAGCTCGGCAAGCTGCCGTGGCGGGATCTGTTCCACCCCGCCATCAAGCTGGCGAAAAACGGTTTCACCGTCAGCCCGCGCCTGGCGCAGCTGATTGATCAGGACCGCGAACGCCTGCAACGCTGGCCCAGCACGAAAGCCTATTTCTTCCATGAAAACGGCAAGCCGCTGCAAGCCGGGGAAACCCTGACCAACCCGGCCTATGCCGATACCCTGCGCCGGATTGCCGAGCAGGGCGCCAGCGCGTTTTACAACGGCGACATTGCCAAAGATATTGTCAACACCGTGCGCAATGCCGAGGGCAACCCGGGCGTGCTCAGTGTAATGGATCTGGCCACCTACCGGGTCAAAGAGCGCAAACCGGTCTGCGCCCCGTATCGCCAGTACCAGATCTGCGGCATGGGACCACCCAGCTCCGGTGCCCTGACCTTAGGCCAGATCCTCGGCATGCTCAGCCACTATCCGCTTGAAAACATGGGTCCGGACGATGTCCACAGCTGGCGCCTGCTCGGCGATGCCTCGCGGCTGGCCTTTGCCGACCGCGGCCAGTACATGGCCGACAGCGATTATGTGCCGATGCCGACCCTGGGCTTGCTGGCGCAGGACTACCTAGAGCAGCGCGCCACCCTGCTCAAAGGCGACAAGGCGCTGGCCAGTGTAGCACCGGGCCAACCCGCCTGGACCCACGCCATGCGCTATGCCCCGGATGAATCGATCGAGTTGCCGTCCACCAGCCATTTCGCCATCGTCGATCGCGACCGCAATGTGGTCTCCATCACCACCACCATCGAAAACGGCTTTGGCTCGCGACTGATGGTGCGCGGCTTTTTGCTCAACAACGAGCTGACCGATTTCTCGTTCCGCAGCCACAGTGACGGCCAACCGATCGCCAACCGGATCGAGCCCGGCAAGCGGCCGCGCTCGTCTATGGCCCCGACCATCGTGATGAAAGATAACCAGCCGCTGCTGGCCATCGGCTCACCGGGCGGCAGCCAGATCATCGGCTATGTCGCCAAAACTCTGGTCGGCCATCTGGACTGGAACCTGGATCTGCAACAGGCGATCAACCTGCCGAACATGAACAACCGCTTCGGCGCGTTTGAGCTCGAGCAAGGCACCGACGCCGAGCAGTGGGCACCGAAACTGGAGCAACTGGGCTTCAAAACCCAAATCAAGGATCTCAACTCCGGGGTCCAGGCGATCCGGATTGACGGCAAACGCCTGAGCGGGGCCGCCGATCCCCGCCGAGAAGGAGAGGTGCTGGCCCAGTAA
- a CDS encoding AraC family transcriptional regulator produces MNTVNHRKSCIADINLIDAHYQSFAFKRHYHLNYHLGLITEGEQEYHFHGARYLAGAGQMVMMPPDEIHDGQPHARGYKVKVFSITPDWLDHQAYELAGPQQIHFPRNLITDPQLFRQLSQLHDQLSNPHFPQLAKESMPLEFFSRLLSRYGQLRPNAVAALGSKDLHQLRDYLMAHLDQKISLETLARLCDLSPSQLLRQFKKATGMTPYAWLARLRLEHAMALLKAGYSSTDVAYHVGFYDQAHFTRTFKQTFGVAPSGI; encoded by the coding sequence ATGAACACAGTCAACCACCGCAAATCCTGCATCGCGGACATCAATCTGATTGATGCCCACTACCAGAGCTTTGCCTTCAAACGCCACTACCACCTCAATTACCACCTCGGGCTGATCACCGAAGGGGAGCAGGAATATCATTTCCACGGCGCCCGCTACCTGGCCGGCGCCGGGCAGATGGTGATGATGCCACCGGATGAAATCCATGACGGCCAGCCGCATGCGCGTGGTTATAAAGTCAAAGTATTCAGCATCACCCCGGACTGGCTCGATCACCAGGCGTATGAATTGGCCGGTCCGCAGCAGATCCATTTTCCGCGCAACCTGATCACCGACCCGCAATTGTTTCGCCAACTGAGCCAGCTGCACGACCAGCTCAGCAATCCGCACTTCCCGCAACTCGCCAAAGAAAGCATGCCGCTGGAATTCTTCTCCCGCCTGCTCAGCCGTTACGGCCAGCTCCGCCCCAATGCGGTCGCCGCCCTGGGCAGTAAAGATCTGCATCAGTTGCGGGATTACCTGATGGCCCACCTGGATCAGAAAATCAGCTTAGAGACGCTGGCCCGGCTGTGCGATCTCAGTCCGTCCCAACTGCTGCGCCAGTTTAAAAAGGCGACCGGCATGACCCCGTATGCCTGGCTGGCCCGGCTGCGGCTGGAACATGCCATGGCCCTGCTCAAGGCCGGCTACAGCAGTACCGATGTCGCCTACCACGTCGGGTTTTACGATCAGGCCCACTTTACCCGCACCTTCAAGCAAACCTTCGGCGTCGCCCCGTCCGGGATCTGA
- the uvrD gene encoding DNA helicase II → MMDASLLLDGLNDKQREAVAAPLGNHLVLAGAGSGKTRVLVHRIAWLLQIEQASPYGIMSVTFTNKAAAEMRGRINALMQGSCAGMWNGTFHGLCHRMLRAHYLDARLPEDFNILDSDDQMRLLRRLIKAQNLDEKQWPARQAAWYINGKKDEGLRPNHIETFNDPVEQVWLQLYRAYQEACDRAGLVDFAELLLRSFELLRDNKHIREHYQARFKQILVDEFQDTNNIQFAWLRLMAGPDCHVMIVGDDDQSIYGWRGAQVENIQRFLRDFHNASTIFLEQNYRSTGNILNAANELIAHNNERMGKRLWTEGAEGELISLYSAFNELDEARFAVGKIKAWRDQGGTLNDTALLYRSNAQSRVLEEALIQEGLPYRIYGGMRFFERQEVKDALAYLRLLSNRNDDASFERVVNTPTRGIGDRTLDTIRMAARDRGATLWQASVALLDEQVLAGRAANALRRFIELVNALEDDTCELPLFQQTDEVIRNSGLRAMYEQEKGEKAQARIENLEELVTATRQYEVPEEAEDLSPLAAFLSHAALEAGEGQADEFEDAVQLMTMHSAKGLEFPVVFMVGVEEGMFPSARTSEEVGRLEEERRLCYVGMTRAMQKLYITYAEMRRLYGKDNFHKPSRFIREIPSEFVEEVRMKAQVSRPASSGRFSQTQVNDNFNQTGFNLGQRVMHPKFGEGTIINFEGSGAQSRVQVAFNGEGIKWLVTQYAKLEPM, encoded by the coding sequence ATGATGGACGCTTCACTCCTGTTAGATGGCCTGAATGACAAGCAACGCGAGGCGGTGGCTGCGCCGCTGGGGAATCACCTGGTGCTGGCGGGGGCGGGTAGTGGTAAGACCCGGGTGCTGGTCCATCGAATCGCTTGGTTGTTGCAGATTGAACAGGCATCACCGTACGGCATTATGTCGGTGACCTTTACCAACAAGGCGGCGGCTGAAATGCGCGGCCGGATCAATGCCCTGATGCAGGGCTCCTGCGCCGGGATGTGGAACGGCACTTTCCACGGCCTGTGTCATCGCATGCTGCGCGCCCACTACCTCGATGCCCGCCTGCCGGAAGATTTCAATATTCTCGACTCGGACGATCAGATGCGCCTGCTGCGCCGCCTGATCAAGGCCCAGAACCTGGATGAGAAACAGTGGCCCGCCCGCCAGGCGGCCTGGTATATCAACGGCAAGAAAGACGAAGGGCTGCGCCCGAACCATATCGAAACCTTCAACGATCCGGTTGAGCAAGTCTGGTTGCAGCTTTACCGTGCCTACCAGGAAGCCTGCGATCGGGCCGGGTTGGTCGATTTTGCCGAGCTGCTGTTGCGTTCGTTTGAGCTGCTGCGGGACAACAAACATATCCGCGAACATTACCAGGCCCGCTTCAAGCAAATTCTGGTGGACGAGTTCCAGGATACCAACAACATCCAGTTTGCCTGGCTGCGGCTGATGGCCGGCCCGGACTGCCATGTGATGATTGTTGGCGATGACGACCAGTCGATTTACGGCTGGCGGGGTGCTCAGGTGGAAAATATCCAGCGTTTTTTGCGTGATTTCCACAATGCCTCGACCATCTTCCTCGAGCAGAACTACCGTTCGACCGGCAATATTCTGAACGCGGCCAATGAACTGATTGCCCATAACAATGAGCGGATGGGCAAGCGGTTGTGGACCGAAGGGGCGGAAGGCGAGCTGATCTCCCTGTACTCGGCATTTAACGAGCTGGATGAAGCCCGCTTTGCCGTCGGCAAGATTAAGGCGTGGCGCGATCAGGGCGGCACCCTGAACGACACCGCGCTGCTGTATCGCAGCAACGCCCAGTCGCGGGTGCTGGAAGAAGCCCTGATCCAGGAAGGTCTGCCGTACCGGATTTACGGCGGAATGCGTTTCTTCGAACGTCAGGAAGTCAAAGATGCACTGGCGTATCTGCGCCTGCTGTCCAACCGTAACGATGATGCTTCGTTTGAGCGGGTGGTGAATACGCCAACCCGTGGGATCGGCGATCGCACCTTGGACACTATCCGGATGGCGGCGCGCGATCGCGGCGCAACTTTGTGGCAGGCCAGTGTTGCCCTGCTCGATGAGCAGGTGCTGGCCGGCCGGGCTGCTAACGCCCTGCGCCGGTTTATCGAACTGGTCAATGCGCTGGAAGATGATACCTGCGAGCTGCCGCTGTTCCAGCAGACTGATGAGGTGATCCGCAACTCGGGTCTGCGCGCCATGTACGAGCAGGAAAAAGGCGAGAAGGCCCAAGCGCGGATCGAAAACCTAGAAGAGCTGGTGACGGCAACCCGTCAGTATGAAGTGCCGGAAGAAGCCGAAGATCTGTCACCGCTGGCGGCGTTCCTGTCCCATGCGGCGCTGGAAGCCGGCGAAGGTCAGGCCGATGAATTTGAAGATGCGGTCCAGCTGATGACCATGCACAGTGCCAAGGGGCTGGAGTTCCCGGTGGTGTTTATGGTCGGGGTGGAAGAAGGCATGTTCCCGAGCGCCCGCACCAGCGAGGAAGTGGGCCGTCTCGAAGAAGAGCGCCGGTTGTGCTACGTCGGCATGACCCGGGCGATGCAGAAACTCTACATCACTTACGCGGAAATGCGTCGGCTGTACGGCAAGGACAACTTCCACAAGCCATCGCGCTTTATTCGCGAGATCCCGTCTGAGTTTGTCGAAGAAGTGCGGATGAAGGCCCAGGTCTCGCGTCCGGCCAGCAGCGGTCGTTTCAGCCAGACTCAGGTGAATGACAACTTCAACCAGACCGGGTTTAACCTCGGTCAGCGGGTAATGCACCCGAAATTCGGTGAAGGGACCATCATCAATTTTGAAGGCAGTGGTGCCCAGAGCCGGGTTCAGGTTGCCTTCAACGGTGAAGGGATCAAGTGGCTGGTGACCCAGTACGCCAAGCTGGAGCCGATGTAA
- a CDS encoding 7-cyano-7-deazaguanine/7-aminomethyl-7-deazaguanine transporter, with the protein MTASQFSLAQQRKALMFLVAFHLLIIASSNYLVQLPFTVLGFHTTWGAFSFPFIFLATDLTVRIFGAAMARNIILRVMVPSLAISYGLSVLFYQGEYQGMAQLGEFNLFVARIAIASFMAYLLGQILDVSVFNRLRQSKQWWVAPSCSTLFGNALDTVAFFAIAFYHSPDPFMAEHWVEIALVDYGFKLIISLGLFVPMYGVLLNYLIKRLTSLTPQSVPHRELV; encoded by the coding sequence ATGACTGCGTCTCAATTTTCTCTCGCGCAACAGCGCAAAGCCCTGATGTTTCTGGTTGCCTTCCACCTGCTGATCATTGCATCGAGCAATTATCTGGTCCAGCTGCCGTTTACCGTGTTGGGTTTCCATACCACCTGGGGCGCTTTTTCGTTCCCGTTTATTTTCCTGGCCACCGATCTGACGGTGCGGATTTTCGGCGCGGCGATGGCGCGCAACATCATCCTGCGGGTGATGGTGCCGTCGCTGGCCATTTCCTACGGGCTGTCGGTGCTCTTCTATCAGGGTGAGTATCAGGGCATGGCGCAACTGGGGGAATTTAACCTGTTTGTCGCCCGGATCGCGATTGCCAGCTTCATGGCTTATCTGCTGGGGCAGATCCTCGATGTCTCAGTCTTTAACCGCCTGCGCCAGAGCAAACAGTGGTGGGTGGCTCCGAGTTGCTCGACTTTGTTCGGTAACGCGCTCGATACCGTGGCGTTTTTTGCCATTGCCTTCTACCACAGTCCGGATCCGTTCATGGCCGAACATTGGGTGGAAATCGCGCTGGTGGATTATGGCTTCAAGCTGATCATCAGCCTGGGCCTGTTTGTGCCGATGTACGGGGTGTTGCTCAATTATCTGATCAAGCGCCTGACGAGCCTGACGCCACAGTCCGTTCCCCATCGGGAGCTGGTCTAA
- a CDS encoding LysE family translocator — MNEVHTLMTLLTVHFIALMSPGPDFALVVQNAGRYGRQVGVSIALGLSLGILLHSILSLTGTSLLIREQPTLFALLQGAGGAYLLWLGLGAARSAWSTLRRTNAPDSDGAPEPVAAIGNIKQALAKGFATNILNPKALVFFLSLLSTLIPAGMSTSGKITAISLLWLISFLWFALLAWLLTGQRVQQTVRRWTPYVDALCGLIFLVIGAIILVRLLPL, encoded by the coding sequence ATGAACGAAGTCCACACCCTCATGACCCTTTTAACCGTCCACTTTATTGCCCTGATGAGCCCGGGGCCGGATTTTGCCCTGGTGGTGCAAAATGCCGGACGCTACGGCCGCCAGGTCGGGGTCAGCATCGCGCTCGGCCTGTCGCTGGGGATCCTGCTGCACTCGATCCTCAGCCTGACCGGCACCAGCCTGCTGATCCGCGAGCAGCCGACCCTGTTTGCCCTGTTGCAAGGTGCCGGTGGGGCCTACCTGTTGTGGCTTGGCCTCGGAGCGGCCCGCAGCGCCTGGTCGACACTGCGCCGGACCAACGCCCCGGACAGTGACGGCGCCCCCGAGCCGGTCGCCGCCATCGGCAACATCAAACAGGCACTGGCCAAAGGCTTTGCCACCAATATCCTCAATCCCAAGGCGCTGGTGTTTTTCCTCAGCCTGCTGTCGACCCTGATCCCGGCCGGGATGTCGACGTCCGGCAAAATCACTGCTATCAGCCTGCTGTGGCTGATCTCCTTCCTGTGGTTTGCCCTGCTCGCCTGGCTGCTGACCGGTCAGCGGGTACAGCAAACCGTGCGCCGATGGACCCCTTACGTCGATGCCCTGTGCGGCCTGATCTTTCTGGTGATTGGCGCCATCATCCTGGTGCGGCTGCTGCCGCTGTAG
- the recQ gene encoding ATP-dependent DNA helicase RecQ, with protein MSSSSAAVCQSASLSASAQILRDVFGYQAFRTGQQDVIDAASGGQDCLVIMPTGGGKSLCYQIPALIRDGLTLVISPLISLMKDQVDQLNANGVAAACINSTLSREAIQDTFRQMQDGEIKLVYVSPERALSRDFLERLPELPLSLLAVDEAHCISQWGHDFRPEYASLGALKQYVPELPIMALTATADETTRQDILSRLALSEPHVYLGSFDRPNIRYTLQEKYKPMSQLIRYLGTMRGQCGIVYCNSRKRVEQITEKLCESGIRAAAYHAGMAHDERAQVQESFQRDDIHIVVATVAFGMGINKPNVRFVVHYDIPRNIESYYQETGRAGRDGLPAEAVMLYDPSDLAWLRRCLDEKADGAQKQVEGHKLNAMGAFAEAQTCRRQVLLNYFGESREEPCGNCDICLDPPKHFAALEVAQKALSCVYRVNQRFGVNHVVDVLRGMQNQRIRELGHDKLTTYGIGREHSHEFWVSILRQLIHRGYLIQSIVHSSTLQLTEKARAILRAEVALELAVPRLDIAARSAKNDKLANRHYDKKLFAKLRKLRKAIADEEDLPPYVVFNDASLMEMAEILPTSSGELLAVNGVGHRKLEKYGEAFLTLIEEHLTVGDGTY; from the coding sequence ATGTCATCCAGCAGCGCCGCCGTTTGCCAGTCGGCTTCACTTTCCGCCAGTGCGCAGATCCTCCGGGATGTGTTCGGCTACCAGGCTTTCCGTACCGGCCAGCAGGACGTGATTGACGCGGCGTCCGGGGGGCAGGACTGTCTGGTGATCATGCCGACCGGGGGCGGAAAGTCGCTGTGTTACCAGATCCCGGCCCTGATCCGTGACGGGCTGACGCTGGTGATCTCGCCGCTGATCTCGCTGATGAAAGATCAGGTCGACCAGCTCAATGCCAACGGGGTGGCAGCTGCCTGTATCAATTCCACCCTCTCGCGCGAGGCCATCCAGGACACCTTCCGTCAGATGCAGGACGGTGAAATCAAACTGGTGTATGTCTCGCCGGAGCGGGCCCTGAGTCGGGATTTTCTCGAGCGCCTGCCCGAGTTGCCGCTCAGTCTGCTGGCGGTGGATGAAGCGCACTGTATTTCTCAGTGGGGGCATGATTTCCGGCCGGAATATGCGTCGCTGGGGGCGCTCAAGCAATATGTCCCGGAGCTGCCGATCATGGCCCTGACCGCGACGGCGGATGAAACCACCCGGCAGGATATTCTCTCCCGGCTGGCCCTGAGCGAGCCGCATGTCTACCTCGGCAGTTTCGACCGGCCCAATATCCGCTATACCCTGCAGGAAAAATACAAGCCGATGTCGCAGCTGATCCGCTATCTGGGGACGATGCGCGGCCAGTGCGGGATTGTGTATTGCAACAGCCGCAAGCGGGTGGAGCAGATCACCGAGAAACTGTGCGAGAGCGGGATCCGGGCTGCGGCCTATCATGCCGGGATGGCGCACGACGAGCGGGCTCAGGTGCAGGAAAGTTTTCAGCGCGATGATATTCATATCGTGGTGGCGACAGTGGCCTTCGGGATGGGGATCAACAAGCCCAATGTCCGCTTTGTGGTCCATTATGATATTCCGCGTAATATCGAATCGTATTATCAGGAAACCGGCCGTGCCGGGCGCGACGGCCTGCCCGCAGAAGCGGTGATGCTGTACGACCCGTCTGATCTGGCCTGGCTGCGTCGCTGTCTGGATGAAAAGGCCGACGGCGCCCAGAAGCAGGTCGAAGGCCACAAGCTCAACGCCATGGGCGCGTTTGCCGAAGCCCAGACCTGCCGCCGCCAGGTGCTGCTGAATTATTTCGGCGAGTCCCGGGAAGAGCCCTGCGGCAACTGCGATATCTGCCTCGACCCGCCTAAACATTTTGCGGCGCTGGAAGTGGCCCAGAAAGCGCTGTCCTGCGTCTACCGGGTTAATCAGCGTTTCGGCGTCAACCATGTGGTGGATGTGCTGCGCGGGATGCAGAATCAGCGGATCCGTGAGCTCGGCCACGACAAGCTGACGACCTATGGCATCGGTCGCGAGCACAGCCATGAGTTCTGGGTCAGCATCCTGCGCCAGCTGATCCACCGTGGCTACCTGATCCAGAGTATTGTCCACAGCTCGACGCTGCAACTGACGGAAAAAGCCCGTGCGATCCTGCGCGCGGAAGTGGCGCTGGAGCTGGCAGTACCGCGGCTTGATATCGCCGCCCGCAGTGCCAAGAACGATAAGCTGGCCAACCGTCATTACGACAAGAAGCTGTTTGCCAAGCTGCGCAAACTGCGCAAGGCGATTGCCGATGAAGAAGATTTACCGCCGTACGTGGTGTTCAATGATGCCAGCCTGATGGAAATGGCAGAGATACTGCCGACCTCCTCCGGCGAGCTGCTGGCCGTCAATGGCGTCGGCCATCGCAAGCTGGAGAAATACGGTGAGGCCTTTTTGACCCTGATTGAAGAGCACCTGACCGTCGGCGACGGCACCTATTAA
- a CDS encoding DUF3630 family protein, giving the protein MTCSTPAFTCRELDLEQGLLLIDGPQFDFDDFPAIAEQLLQQLDATVIERECNADLHLWLVDFEGCRLMLKGEHYSGALWLEGMAGDAADTLQFLATLLGRR; this is encoded by the coding sequence ATGACCTGTTCGACACCTGCCTTTACTTGCCGCGAACTCGACCTTGAGCAGGGGCTGCTGCTGATTGACGGCCCGCAGTTTGATTTTGATGATTTTCCGGCCATCGCCGAGCAGTTGCTGCAACAGCTGGATGCCACTGTGATTGAGCGTGAGTGTAATGCCGATCTGCACCTCTGGCTGGTGGACTTCGAAGGCTGTCGGTTGATGCTCAAGGGCGAGCACTACAGCGGGGCGCTATGGCTCGAAGGCATGGCCGGCGATGCGGCAGACACCCTGCAATTTCTCGCCACCTTGCTGGGGCGCCGATAG